tccccatggtgatgaactcggtctgatgtatcctttctgaagcaaatcgtccacttgcctcttgacttctgccaactcattggctgccattctataaggtctcttatggatcggagttgttccaggtaccaaatctattctgaactctatatccctcttaggcggcataccaggtaaatcatctgggaacacatcgggatactcccggactataggaatctcttccaaagttatttggttcagttttgaccttaaagactcagaagacaatgcatgaacagttacaactcgaccatcattgctggtgagagttacttttctgttagcacagtctatcacacctttatgtctggctaaccagtccatccctaggatgacatcaaggtctttggattctaacaagataagattggccagaaatggtactcccttaatttctattctgaccgaggggctacgttgcaaagagagtgcttgatcacttggggtactaaccatcaaaggacgtctaagatcttctacttccatcccatgatttcccgcaaaactcatagataagaatgaatgtgtagcaccagaatcgaaaagtactgttgcaggaactgagttaacagggaacgtacccaaaatcacatctggagcatcttgagcttctgcagcagcgacatgattgacacgggcctttgatgctggtacgGTAGAATTATTCtgagcagggacaaccttcacgcgtcggggcttcggacacttgtcagcataatgtcctgggtctccacagttgaaacacaccacgggcttactgccttgctccctcttggcaggttgttgctgtgttggagctgcaaTAGGatgtggagcttgattgcggatgttgttgccagcattgttgttgaagaactaacgctgcggacgaacaacagatgaAGAACCTCCATGTGGCACGGACTgaggtcctaaagtaagacgcggcttctgattactcccctgttgtgccttgaagtgagcaatccggcgtttcttctgctccatgcggttATACTtatcctcctgacgaatagccttatccactaacttctggaaatcaggataatctccagtcatgagtgggtaagaaagctcatcattaagtccttccaagaacttctcctgacgctcttcatcattgcgcacatcttccggagcataacgagcaagacgattgaactcgtgcagatactccgtaacagagcgagatccctgagtaagcgacctgaactccttcttcttgagagacactactcctgatggtatatgcgtctttcggaaagcagcggtgaattcaagccaagtgataggttcagcagtaatcCTATTCagacggaagtgatcccaccattcagaggcagggccatgcaactgatgtgatgcaaatgagaccttctcctgatcagtgcactgaagtaaatccaacttcttctctatggcatgcagccaatcaccagcttcgacaggattagtggtactagagaaaataggcggcctcacacgaagaaattctgctaacttattCTGAGGAGGTGCATagttatttccttggttctgctggttctgaagttgctgcatcatcatgttcatgagttgtgtctgttgagcaagaacttgggcaagagtgggattctctccattgttgttgttattggggttgttgggaccattcccgttgctgcgagtattcaccatctggcatggacaggataagaagagaaaccgggggaaactacttaggacagagaattactttagcttttattgatcttaactgagttttattattacaaactgaagactctcacaccacaaAACttaccaacttcctaacactcaaaagcaaacaaacgcatgcac
Above is a window of Oryza sativa Japonica Group chromosome 10, ASM3414082v1 DNA encoding:
- the LOC136353594 gene encoding uncharacterized protein, which codes for AQVLAQQTQLMNMMMQQLQNQQNQGNNYAPPQNKLAEFLRVRPPIFSSTTNPVEAGDWLHAIEKKLDLLQCTDQEKVSFASHQLHGPASEWWDHFRLNRITAEPITWLEFTAAFRKTHIPSGVVSLKKKEFRSLTQGSRSVTEYLHEFNRLARYAPEDVRNDEERQEKFLE